ttattttagcctGTTGCCTGTATATAAgttgaattcatattataatataataattttttattcgtttctatggtgataaaaaaagcgttagaaaaaaatgacttctttaaagtaccatcttgattcaatttggtaaaatataaggaactatattatgttgaaatcggtaTCGGTAAAGAAGaccaatagaaaaaaaagaacaatttttaaaaatatattaattgattatcacaaaaaaaaaagttattggtatcaaattatcatttaacaaaattaaatatttatgatatcataatcgtgtgtgctacagcagttaagaCATTTTCAATATCCCTTTTACCGTTTTTATAATCTTTGCATAATGTTACAATTCTAATTTGCattttgttcataaataatgttttttttgtccATATCCACCTATAACATCTTGAGCCAACTTCGTTTCATAAGATCCAACTTCCAGGCGTATTTTTGTACCGTGggatgaattataatataattagatatttgagtaaataaataattgattttgttagtatgattttttggcatgATTTTGGTTGTGCAACcttcgatttttcaaattttttttttttccaaaatgtttatcgaagcactccttctggtagaaatgttgtatacaggatataaaaataaataaataaacaaacgccATTGCAAAACCactagctccctcgctccgcctATACCACTTAAATcggttaattattatcaataatgtgCTTATCGCACAACGCAGTTCACATAATATAGAAGATGGCCTAACTAAAACATTTCACGGAAAAACATCGGTATTTTGAGTCTAAAGTGTTGCATGATATAACTAGTTATATCATGGAGTGTTGACTGTTGagaaattaaagtaaaatataaattaaaaattaactgttcATTCTATTACcacagattataatttataatacgttaTTAGTGCTACTAATGTAAAATGGCGTGTAACACTTCGgtataaaaatcaaagtttGATTATCAAACATTGGCGCCTGGCGATGAGCGAGCGAGTTCTCATGGACAAGAAAACCAAATGCCCGAGCACCATATGATTGTCGGTCTGCGTGCGTCGTCTCTTCCAGGCGCATCAGGCGGAGTCTGCGACTCGCGACTGTCACGAGTCGGTGAAACACTGAAACTGGCGCTCCGCTCGTAACCTCAAAATCCAGTTGAAAACAAATAGTTCTCTCTTTTGGCGTTCGTAGCCTGCCCTCGTGTAAGAATCGCGTAGTCTTGTGGTAAGTAATttcgaattattttaattattagacgACAAATGCATTGCCTTTAAGTACACGTTCGTGTCAACTGTGCCTTAATCAAGGCGCGCCGTGAACGAAATTCACGAAAGACGGATGTATCGTCACTGGAATGGTCGACGGTCGTCTGTCGAATTTCCTACGTCGTAAACGTGCCACGAAATGAGTATCCGAGTACCTCGGACTATTTTTTCAGCAACAGTTGGATCTGAGTTCGATGTTCActattgttgaaatattttccGGTGTCGTTAAATGTAGAATACATTTTCCCCGGAAGCTTTTCGAACATTTCGTTCACGACGTCGTTGTGCTTTCGTGCACGTTATGATGTATTTATACTAATGTTCTATTGTGTGATTTCAGCAAAAGCAGCACAATGggtaaaattatgaaatctgGTAAAATCGTGCTGGTGTTATCTGGTAGATACGCCGGCCGAAAAGCTGTCATAATGAAGACCTACGATGAAGGTACAGCGGAAAGACAATATGGTCACGCACTGGTGGCCGGTATAGATCGTTACCCTCGGAAAGTCACCAAACGCATGTCacaggaaaaattaaaaaagcgaTCCAAAATCAAACCTTTCCTGAAAGTAA
This portion of the Acyrthosiphon pisum isolate AL4f chromosome A1, pea_aphid_22Mar2018_4r6ur, whole genome shotgun sequence genome encodes:
- the Rpl27 gene encoding ribosomal protein L27, translating into MGKIMKSGKIVLVLSGRYAGRKAVIMKTYDEGTAERQYGHALVAGIDRYPRKVTKRMSQEKLKKRSKIKPFLKVLNYNHLMPTRYSVQDVTVDKVSPKDLKDPMIKKKYRFQTRVKFEEKFKSGKNKWFFQKLRF